A region of Streptomyces sp. NBC_01267 DNA encodes the following proteins:
- a CDS encoding ATP-binding protein: MTQELTRTEPSASTRQFTVLLSPTRRGARLARLLAAAHLGAWGLPSESAAHIVAELATNAAVHGRVRGRGFQLSLAVHGDSLLRIELTDTRGDRLPPTVPGSTARPADDAESGRGLLIVEALADRWGVTPGPVPRKVIWAEIDLAR, translated from the coding sequence ATGACGCAAGAACTCACCCGAACCGAACCCTCCGCTTCCACCCGGCAGTTCACCGTGCTGCTCTCCCCCACCCGCCGGGGCGCGCGGCTCGCGCGGCTGCTCGCCGCCGCGCATCTGGGGGCCTGGGGGCTGCCTTCGGAGTCGGCCGCGCACATCGTTGCCGAGCTGGCCACCAACGCCGCCGTCCATGGCCGAGTGCGGGGCAGGGGCTTCCAGTTGAGCCTCGCCGTGCACGGCGACTCGCTACTGCGGATCGAGCTGACCGACACCCGGGGCGACCGCCTCCCACCCACCGTGCCCGGCAGTACGGCCCGCCCCGCCGACGACGCCGAGTCCGGGCGGGGGCTGCTGATCGTCGAAGCGCTCGCCGACCGCTGGGGTGTGACCCCGGGCCCCGTGCCCCGCAAGGTGATCTGGGCGGAGATCGACCTCGCACGGTGA
- a CDS encoding helix-turn-helix domain-containing protein yields the protein MSVDEAGTERGDGGADEPGWDVDPDDESGVAVVAAVGRQIKAWRESVGLRASELGGAIGYGEDLVYKVEGGRRIPRPEFLDRADGVLGAGGKIAAMKKDVVEVRYPKKIRDLAKLEAKAVELEAYHHHNINGLLQTEGHMRALFASWLPAYTLDEMDRVVAARMARRAIFDRDPLPSLSFVQEEVTLRRPVGGTMVRRRQLERLLEVGQLRNVAIQVMPTHCEEHPGTGGLIEVLKFPDGSAVGRSEGAFSGRPVSDPKQLRILELRYGMIRAQALTPRESLAFIEQLLGET from the coding sequence ATGAGCGTGGATGAGGCCGGTACGGAGCGCGGGGACGGCGGCGCGGACGAGCCCGGCTGGGACGTCGATCCTGACGACGAGTCCGGTGTGGCAGTGGTCGCAGCGGTGGGTCGCCAGATCAAGGCGTGGCGGGAGTCGGTAGGCCTGCGGGCGAGCGAGCTGGGGGGCGCGATCGGGTACGGGGAGGATCTGGTCTACAAGGTGGAGGGTGGCAGGCGCATCCCCCGCCCGGAGTTCCTGGACCGGGCGGACGGAGTGCTGGGCGCGGGCGGGAAGATCGCCGCGATGAAGAAGGACGTGGTCGAGGTCCGCTACCCGAAGAAGATTCGGGATCTGGCCAAGCTTGAGGCGAAGGCCGTCGAGCTTGAGGCGTACCACCACCACAACATCAATGGCTTGTTGCAGACCGAGGGGCATATGCGGGCCCTGTTCGCATCATGGCTGCCTGCCTACACGCTGGACGAGATGGACCGCGTGGTGGCTGCGCGTATGGCCCGACGCGCCATCTTCGACCGGGACCCTCTCCCGTCGCTGAGTTTTGTTCAGGAGGAGGTGACGCTTCGCCGTCCGGTCGGAGGCACAATGGTGCGGCGCCGACAACTCGAACGCCTCCTGGAAGTAGGGCAGTTGCGTAATGTGGCGATCCAGGTGATGCCGACCCATTGCGAGGAACACCCCGGGACAGGTGGCCTGATCGAGGTTCTGAAGTTCCCCGACGGTAGCGCGGTGGGGCGTTCCGAGGGCGCGTTCAGCGGCCGTCCGGTCTCAGACCCGAAGCAGCTCAGGATCCTTGAGTTGCGCTATGGGATGATCCGGGCCCAGGCTCTCACGCCACGGGAGTCGCTGGCCTTCATCGAGCAACTTCTGGGGGAGACATGA
- a CDS encoding DUF397 domain-containing protein, which produces MIRRPSARDAAELDWFKSSYSSSGDGNDCVEVASAPGAVHVRDSKNVPGPQLGFASDAWADFVAYVSAS; this is translated from the coding sequence ATGATCCGCAGGCCCTCTGCCAGGGACGCTGCCGAGCTGGACTGGTTCAAGAGCAGCTACAGCAGCAGTGGCGACGGCAACGACTGCGTCGAGGTCGCCTCCGCACCCGGCGCGGTCCACGTCCGCGACTCCAAGAACGTGCCGGGGCCGCAGCTCGGCTTCGCCTCTGACGCGTGGGCGGATTTCGTCGCGTACGTGTCCGCGAGCTGA
- a CDS encoding peptidase inhibitor family I36 protein: protein MRIASTARRSLLAGAGAAAALALTAAAPASSAPKESGPDDCYPGWVCFWPEANFGGQMEAYQNPQIHSCDSVPSGTVRSIVNRDNQDWTVSQSWICNGYSKKVASGEVNPDLGDSYGYWK from the coding sequence ATGCGTATCGCTTCCACCGCACGACGGTCCTTGCTGGCAGGTGCGGGCGCGGCAGCAGCCCTCGCTCTGACCGCGGCGGCCCCGGCGTCCAGCGCCCCCAAGGAAAGTGGTCCTGACGACTGTTACCCGGGATGGGTGTGCTTCTGGCCGGAGGCCAACTTCGGCGGGCAGATGGAGGCGTACCAGAATCCGCAGATCCACTCCTGCGACAGCGTCCCCTCGGGCACGGTGCGCTCGATCGTGAACAGGGACAACCAGGACTGGACAGTCAGTCAGAGCTGGATCTGCAACGGCTACAGCAAGAAGGTCGCCTCCGGCGAGGTCAACCCCGATCTGGGTGACAGCTACGGCTACTGGAAGTAA
- a CDS encoding TetR/AcrR family transcriptional regulator: MATRTRRTERREEPLSRERIVEAAIELLDTAGEGGLTFRALAERLATGPGAIYWHVTGKTELLNAATDAAIAGTATADTADATPQEAIRALALGVFDAIDAHPWIGTQLAGAPSQAPMLRVFEHLGRQVQALGVPHTAQFTAASALLSYILGVGGQNAANARGCPPDTNRTEFLNTVSAAWADLDPDEYAFTRNVADQLRDHDDRAEFLAGIDLILTGIISHQRPTGPAPS, encoded by the coding sequence ATGGCAACGAGGACGCGTCGCACGGAGCGACGGGAGGAACCGCTCTCCCGGGAGCGCATCGTCGAGGCCGCGATCGAGCTGCTCGACACGGCAGGCGAGGGCGGACTCACGTTCCGCGCACTGGCCGAGCGTCTCGCCACCGGCCCCGGCGCGATCTACTGGCACGTCACGGGCAAGACGGAACTCCTCAACGCCGCCACCGACGCCGCCATCGCAGGCACCGCGACCGCCGACACCGCCGACGCGACGCCGCAGGAAGCGATCCGCGCCCTCGCGCTCGGCGTGTTCGACGCGATCGACGCCCACCCGTGGATCGGCACGCAACTCGCCGGCGCCCCGTCGCAGGCACCGATGCTGCGGGTCTTCGAACACCTCGGACGCCAGGTCCAGGCGCTCGGAGTACCTCACACCGCCCAGTTCACCGCCGCGTCCGCGCTGCTGAGCTACATCCTCGGAGTGGGCGGACAGAACGCGGCCAACGCCCGCGGCTGCCCGCCGGACACGAACCGGACCGAGTTCCTCAACACCGTCTCGGCCGCCTGGGCAGACCTCGACCCCGACGAGTACGCGTTCACCCGGAACGTCGCGGACCAACTACGCGATCACGACGACCGGGCGGAGTTCCTCGCCGGTATCGACCTCATCCTCACCGGAATCATCTCCCACCAGAGGCCGACCGGTCCGGCGCCGTCGTAG
- a CDS encoding FAD-dependent oxidoreductase yields the protein MTTDVTIIGAGLGGLVLARVLHVHGIPATVYEAEVSPTARSQGGMLDIHEDNGQPALQAAGLTDEFRGLVLEGREATRVLASDGTVLFDDDSERGRPEVLRGELRRILLESLPAGTVRWGHKVSGVRALGGSRHEVTFADGATVVTSLLVGADGAWSRVRPLLSGATPEYIGRSFIETYLFDSDTRHPAAAKAVGGGAMLALAPGKGIQAHRESGGTLHTYVALSRPQDWFAGIDFTDSAAAAARIAEEFDGWAPELTALITDGETAPVLRILNALPNDHRWDRVPGVTLLGDAAHLAAPNGEGANLAMYDGAELGKALAAHPDDVEAALTAYEQALFPRSAEAAADGDDLHELLFGDDAPHGVVTMFNG from the coding sequence ATGACCACTGACGTCACGATCATCGGCGCCGGACTCGGCGGACTCGTACTGGCCCGCGTCCTGCACGTCCACGGCATCCCGGCGACGGTCTACGAGGCGGAGGTCTCTCCGACCGCCCGCTCCCAGGGCGGGATGCTCGACATCCACGAGGACAACGGCCAGCCGGCTCTGCAGGCGGCAGGCTTGACGGACGAGTTCCGCGGCCTCGTGCTGGAGGGCCGCGAGGCGACTCGGGTCCTCGCCTCGGACGGGACGGTTCTGTTCGACGACGACAGCGAGCGTGGGCGCCCCGAGGTGCTGCGTGGCGAGCTGCGACGGATCCTGCTCGAATCGCTCCCGGCCGGCACTGTCCGGTGGGGTCACAAGGTCAGCGGCGTCCGTGCTCTCGGCGGCAGCCGCCACGAGGTGACTTTCGCCGACGGCGCCACTGTCGTCACGAGCCTGCTGGTCGGCGCGGACGGCGCGTGGTCGCGGGTCCGGCCGCTGCTCTCCGGCGCGACCCCCGAGTACATCGGCAGGTCGTTCATCGAGACCTACCTGTTCGACAGCGACACCCGGCACCCGGCCGCCGCGAAAGCGGTCGGCGGCGGGGCGATGCTCGCGCTCGCGCCGGGCAAGGGGATCCAGGCCCACCGGGAGAGCGGTGGGACCCTCCATACCTACGTGGCGCTCTCCAGGCCGCAGGACTGGTTCGCCGGTATCGATTTCACTGATTCCGCGGCGGCTGCCGCGCGGATCGCGGAGGAGTTCGACGGCTGGGCGCCGGAGCTCACCGCGCTGATCACCGACGGCGAGACCGCACCGGTCCTGCGCATCCTCAACGCCCTGCCCAACGACCACCGGTGGGACCGGGTGCCGGGGGTGACCCTGCTCGGCGACGCCGCCCACCTCGCGGCCCCGAACGGCGAGGGCGCCAACCTGGCCATGTACGACGGCGCCGAACTCGGCAAGGCCCTCGCCGCGCACCCCGATGACGTCGAGGCCGCGCTCACCGCGTACGAGCAGGCCCTCTTCCCTCGCAGCGCCGAGGCCGCCGCCGACGGCGACGACCTCCACGAGCTGCTCTTCGGCGACGACGCACCCCACGGTGTGGTCACCATGTTCAACGGCTGA
- a CDS encoding urease accessory protein UreD — protein MRATVDRLSPAHYELPRLPMPYRTLFSAPVTLGAGAPAKVGILDLAFARRGERTELVQRYQKAPLEIMRPLYVDPALPGMAFTYVMATGGGIAQADRYRQDFHCGPDTQAHFTTQAATKVYRMEDNYATQVTHLSAADGAYVEYLPDPIIPFRGARFHQTTRLEVAERATVLFSESMAAGRLARGERHAYTVLSSDLEIRRPDGTLLAVDTLRLTPGEGGGVTGPAVFSGLDHLSSLFVISDRCPAQEIADVLDAAVAGLPHGASVLPGDCGAWLRMLGSDQPEITQALRAAWDAVRRLLTGHPAPDLRKP, from the coding sequence ATGAGGGCCACCGTGGACAGACTCAGTCCCGCGCACTACGAGCTGCCCAGGCTGCCGATGCCGTACCGAACGCTCTTCTCCGCGCCGGTGACCCTCGGGGCGGGGGCACCGGCGAAGGTCGGCATCCTCGACCTCGCCTTCGCGAGGCGGGGCGAGCGCACGGAGCTGGTACAGCGCTACCAGAAAGCGCCGCTGGAGATCATGCGACCGCTGTACGTGGACCCCGCCCTGCCGGGCATGGCCTTCACGTACGTGATGGCGACAGGCGGCGGGATCGCCCAGGCCGACCGCTACCGCCAGGACTTCCACTGCGGACCGGACACGCAGGCGCACTTCACCACGCAGGCGGCCACGAAGGTCTACCGCATGGAGGACAACTACGCGACGCAGGTCACCCATCTCAGCGCGGCCGACGGGGCGTACGTGGAGTACCTGCCCGACCCGATCATTCCCTTCCGCGGCGCACGCTTCCACCAGACGACGAGGCTGGAGGTGGCCGAACGGGCCACTGTCCTTTTCTCGGAGTCGATGGCGGCCGGCAGGCTCGCCCGGGGCGAGCGGCACGCCTATACCGTCCTCTCCAGCGATCTGGAGATCCGGCGGCCGGACGGTACCCTGCTCGCCGTCGACACCCTGCGGCTCACACCGGGGGAAGGGGGCGGCGTCACCGGCCCTGCTGTCTTCAGCGGCCTCGATCACCTCTCGTCCCTCTTCGTGATCAGTGATCGCTGTCCGGCCCAGGAAATCGCCGACGTCCTCGACGCCGCCGTCGCCGGACTGCCCCACGGGGCGAGTGTGCTGCCGGGTGACTGCGGTGCCTGGCTCCGTATGCTCGGCAGCGATCAGCCGGAGATCACCCAGGCGCTCCGCGCCGCCTGGGACGCCGTCCGCCGGCTGCTCACCGGGCACCCGGCACCTGACCTCCGCAAACCCTGA
- the ureG gene encoding urease accessory protein UreG, with protein sequence MRDNVLRVGVGGPVGSGKTALIEALVPVLIAQGRQPAVITNDIYTQEDAEHVRRTLAGVLDADRIIGVETGACPHTAVRDDPTMNLAAGAELLERFPDVDVLFYESGGDNLTLTFSPVLVDLFIFVLDTAEGEKMPRKRGPGITESDLLVINKMDIAQYVRTDLTVMESDAHRVRGEGPVVLTDCLTGKGVDEVAAFIDSRRVALV encoded by the coding sequence ATGAGAGACAACGTTCTGCGCGTCGGTGTCGGAGGCCCGGTCGGCTCGGGCAAGACGGCCCTCATCGAAGCGCTCGTGCCGGTCCTGATTGCGCAGGGCCGGCAGCCGGCCGTGATCACGAACGACATCTACACCCAGGAGGACGCCGAACACGTCCGCCGTACTCTCGCGGGAGTACTGGACGCGGACCGGATCATCGGCGTGGAAACCGGTGCCTGCCCGCACACCGCGGTGCGCGACGACCCGACGATGAACCTTGCCGCCGGTGCGGAACTCCTGGAGCGGTTCCCCGACGTCGACGTCCTGTTCTACGAGAGCGGCGGCGACAACCTGACCCTCACGTTCAGCCCCGTGCTCGTCGACCTCTTCATCTTCGTCCTCGACACCGCCGAGGGCGAGAAGATGCCGCGCAAGCGAGGGCCGGGCATTACGGAGTCCGACCTGCTGGTCATCAACAAGATGGACATCGCCCAGTACGTACGTACCGATCTCACCGTCATGGAGTCGGACGCCCACCGGGTGCGGGGTGAGGGTCCCGTCGTCCTCACCGACTGCCTCACCGGCAAGGGCGTCGACGAGGTCGCGGCCTTCATCGACTCGCGCCGCGTCGCGCTGGTCTGA
- a CDS encoding urease accessory protein UreF: protein MYSEEQSAEQHPLPTVGEHTPDLDRLLVSLQLTDSAFPSGFYTLSHSLEGFAQAGLVTPETVGALLHDLLRNGVGPSDATALALAHRAARAGAWEEVSAVDTRLHATKLNREMRQAAQRTGRQLLDLAAEIFGEPGIAQYQKTVSARHAPGNQAVAAGVVYACIGVPVGQAVASDLFAFCASFAGAALRLRLTDHRRAQVLLRDTAHVIQEVTEEALRRELADLGATTFLADVMSARHERAEARLFAT, encoded by the coding sequence ATGTACAGCGAAGAGCAGAGCGCCGAGCAGCACCCCCTCCCGACGGTCGGCGAACACACCCCGGACCTCGACCGATTGCTCGTCAGCCTCCAACTGACGGACTCGGCCTTCCCCAGCGGCTTCTACACGCTGTCGCACAGCCTGGAAGGTTTCGCACAGGCCGGACTCGTGACACCGGAGACCGTGGGGGCACTGCTGCACGACCTTCTGCGCAACGGCGTCGGTCCCTCCGACGCCACCGCGCTGGCCCTCGCCCACCGCGCGGCGCGGGCCGGCGCGTGGGAGGAGGTGAGCGCCGTGGACACGCGCCTCCATGCGACGAAACTCAACCGCGAGATGCGGCAGGCAGCGCAGCGCACGGGCCGTCAGCTCCTGGATCTCGCGGCCGAGATCTTCGGGGAGCCCGGGATCGCTCAGTACCAGAAGACGGTGAGCGCGCGGCATGCGCCGGGGAACCAGGCCGTGGCGGCGGGAGTGGTGTACGCCTGCATCGGGGTGCCGGTGGGCCAGGCCGTCGCCTCCGACCTCTTCGCCTTCTGCGCCAGTTTCGCGGGCGCTGCCCTGCGTCTGCGGCTCACCGACCACCGGCGTGCCCAGGTCCTGCTCCGCGACACGGCCCACGTCATCCAGGAAGTGACCGAAGAGGCGCTGCGCCGTGAGCTGGCCGACCTCGGGGCGACCACCTTCCTCGCGGACGTCATGTCGGCCCGGCACGAACGCGCCGAGGCCCGTCTGTTCGCCACCTGA
- the ureC gene encoding urease subunit alpha — MPTLSRKQYAELFGPTVGDRFRLADTNLVVEVEKDFREGMYGDEIVYGGGKTARDGMGASAQATAAQGALDLVITNAVVMDPILGVVKCDIGIKDGFIAGIGRAGNPQTQKNVDPRLVVGAGTEVIAGEHLIATAGAMDAHVHLISPQQCEQALSNGITTLFGGGTGPTDGTNGTTCTPGPFQIARFLEAAEGLPVNLGIMGKGNGSLPDALDEQIVAGAAALKVHEDWGATPAVIDNALTVADRHDIQVAIHTDTLNEGGFFEDTRSAFDGRTIHTFHSEGAGGGHAPDILRVTGEPNILPSSTNPTLPYCKNSVDELLDMVMVCHHLSHGIPEDVAFADSRVRAETIAAETFLHDQGVISMVSSDSQAMGRVGESVTRTFQIAHLCKEKLGVLAEDTERNDNQRVLRYLAKVTINPAIACGISDYVGSLETGKLADIVLWPMHSFGAKPKMVIKGGIISWSLMGDPNASLPTPQPVYYRPMFGQSGRAMQSTHVTFMSQAGIAAGVPEKLGLQRRVLPVSKTRTIGKHNMVRNDVVPEIKVDPETYKVTMNGRVATIDPAEKLPLNKLFFLA; from the coding sequence ATGCCCACGCTTTCCCGTAAGCAGTATGCGGAGCTCTTCGGTCCCACGGTCGGAGACCGGTTCCGCCTCGCGGACACCAATCTCGTGGTGGAGGTGGAGAAGGACTTCCGCGAGGGCATGTACGGCGACGAGATCGTCTACGGGGGCGGCAAGACGGCGCGCGACGGCATGGGAGCCAGTGCGCAGGCGACCGCGGCCCAGGGCGCGCTCGACCTCGTCATCACCAACGCCGTCGTGATGGACCCGATCCTCGGTGTGGTCAAGTGCGACATCGGTATCAAGGACGGCTTCATCGCCGGTATCGGCAGGGCGGGCAACCCGCAGACGCAGAAGAACGTGGACCCGCGGCTCGTCGTCGGTGCCGGCACCGAGGTCATCGCCGGCGAGCACCTGATCGCCACGGCCGGGGCGATGGATGCGCACGTCCACCTCATCTCCCCGCAGCAGTGCGAGCAGGCGCTCAGCAACGGCATCACGACCCTCTTCGGTGGCGGGACCGGGCCGACGGACGGCACCAACGGGACCACCTGCACACCGGGGCCCTTCCAGATCGCCCGGTTCCTGGAGGCCGCCGAGGGCCTGCCCGTCAACCTCGGCATCATGGGCAAGGGCAACGGCAGTCTCCCCGACGCTCTCGATGAGCAGATCGTGGCGGGTGCCGCTGCCCTCAAGGTCCACGAGGACTGGGGCGCCACCCCGGCTGTCATCGACAACGCCCTGACCGTCGCCGACCGGCACGACATCCAGGTCGCCATTCACACCGACACGCTCAACGAAGGTGGCTTCTTCGAGGACACCCGCTCCGCGTTCGACGGCCGCACCATCCATACCTTCCACAGTGAGGGCGCGGGTGGCGGCCACGCCCCCGACATCCTCCGGGTCACGGGCGAACCGAACATCCTGCCGTCCTCCACCAACCCGACGCTGCCGTACTGCAAGAACTCGGTGGACGAGTTGCTGGACATGGTCATGGTCTGTCACCACCTCAGCCACGGGATCCCGGAGGACGTCGCGTTCGCCGACAGCCGGGTCAGGGCGGAGACCATCGCGGCGGAGACCTTCCTGCACGACCAGGGCGTCATCAGCATGGTCTCCTCCGACTCCCAGGCGATGGGCCGTGTCGGCGAATCGGTCACCCGGACCTTCCAGATCGCGCACCTGTGCAAGGAGAAGCTGGGCGTTCTGGCCGAGGACACCGAGCGGAACGACAACCAGCGTGTGTTGCGCTATCTGGCCAAGGTCACCATCAACCCGGCCATCGCGTGCGGCATCTCCGACTACGTGGGCTCGCTCGAGACGGGCAAGCTCGCGGACATCGTGCTCTGGCCGATGCACTCCTTCGGAGCCAAGCCGAAGATGGTCATCAAGGGCGGCATCATCTCCTGGAGCCTGATGGGCGATCCCAACGCCTCGCTCCCGACCCCCCAACCGGTGTACTACCGGCCGATGTTCGGCCAGTCCGGGCGTGCCATGCAGTCCACGCACGTCACCTTCATGTCGCAGGCGGGTATCGCCGCCGGCGTCCCGGAGAAGCTCGGTCTGCAGCGACGCGTCCTGCCTGTGAGCAAGACACGCACCATCGGCAAGCACAACATGGTGCGCAACGATGTCGTGCCCGAGATCAAGGTGGATCCGGAAACGTACAAGGTGACCATGAACGGCCGGGTCGCCACCATCGATCCCGCCGAGAAGCTGCCGCTCAACAAGCTGTTCTTCCTGGCCTGA
- a CDS encoding urease subunit beta translates to MPLPERYMYGEGKIEINAGRRTLKMRVSNTGDRAVQVGSHYHFFEVNSALDFDRDATLGMHLNIAAGTSVRFEPGGTHEVELCTFAGTGRLTGFSGLLNGSVTSHPARVAAVARAMQRGFRGAGEESAKSSKKGKN, encoded by the coding sequence ATGCCTCTTCCCGAGCGCTATATGTACGGCGAGGGAAAAATCGAGATCAACGCCGGCCGCCGCACCCTCAAGATGAGGGTGAGCAACACCGGTGACCGTGCCGTCCAGGTCGGTTCCCACTACCACTTCTTCGAGGTGAACTCGGCTCTCGACTTCGACCGGGACGCCACTCTCGGCATGCACCTCAACATCGCGGCCGGCACCTCCGTGCGCTTCGAGCCGGGCGGTACGCACGAGGTGGAGCTGTGCACCTTCGCGGGCACCGGACGCCTCACCGGTTTCAGCGGTCTGCTCAACGGCAGCGTCACCTCACATCCCGCCCGCGTTGCCGCCGTCGCCCGTGCCATGCAGCGCGGCTTCCGCGGAGCCGGCGAGGAATCGGCGAAGTCCAGCAAGAAGGGAAAAAACTGA
- a CDS encoding sirohydrochlorin chelatase: MTKQHTIAVVGHESDDGRGLRALLVPSVSTATPGRELYQRVAEARGRGERVCVVPMTLGRDPELVADAARTLRSLCPEDRKVTVLASSFGTTGHLIGWLRASATKVATDTALLVVAPTGDPFSDAELFRVARLVRQYARHRTVEVALIGGDPDPREGRARCVALGADEVAVLLAGWPAVPPVDDALPLLTPTALAGVLASRVHEAWHRLDHGDDGVERGLAKAHGHGYAHSHGPGDDHDHGPGDAHSHGPGEPHSHGAGVFRSPSAGEPHSHGVRQALTHGQSPGTAFHAHSPSERTSESAQALAR; encoded by the coding sequence ATGACGAAGCAGCACACGATCGCTGTCGTCGGTCACGAGAGCGACGACGGGCGCGGTCTGCGCGCGCTCCTCGTGCCGTCCGTGAGCACGGCAACCCCCGGCAGGGAGTTGTACCAGCGCGTCGCCGAGGCGCGCGGGCGCGGCGAGCGAGTGTGCGTGGTCCCCATGACGCTGGGGCGTGACCCCGAACTGGTCGCCGACGCGGCACGTACCTTGCGGTCCCTCTGCCCGGAAGACCGGAAAGTGACCGTTCTCGCCTCGTCCTTCGGTACGACCGGACATCTCATCGGCTGGCTCCGCGCCTCCGCCACGAAGGTGGCAACGGACACGGCACTGCTGGTCGTCGCGCCCACGGGCGACCCCTTCTCGGACGCTGAACTCTTCCGCGTGGCACGCCTCGTACGGCAGTACGCCAGGCACCGCACGGTGGAGGTCGCGCTGATCGGCGGCGATCCCGACCCGCGCGAGGGGCGGGCGCGCTGCGTGGCACTGGGCGCCGACGAGGTCGCGGTTCTCCTCGCCGGCTGGCCGGCCGTGCCCCCGGTCGACGACGCGCTGCCGCTGCTGACCCCCACCGCGCTCGCGGGAGTGCTCGCCAGTCGTGTCCACGAGGCCTGGCACCGTTTGGATCACGGCGACGACGGCGTCGAGCGCGGGCTGGCGAAGGCGCACGGCCACGGCTACGCCCACAGCCACGGACCGGGTGACGACCACGACCATGGCCCGGGTGACGCCCACAGCCACGGTCCGGGAGAGCCCCATTCCCACGGTGCCGGGGTGTTTCGCTCCCCCAGTGCAGGAGAACCCCACTCCCACGGCGTGAGGCAGGCCCTTACCCACGGGCAGTCCCCCGGCACCGCGTTTCATGCCCATTCCCCGAGCGAGCGAACGAGCGAGTCCGCTCAGGCCCTGGCGCGCTGA
- a CDS encoding urease subunit gamma, with translation MNLAPREIDKLLVYVVANLAHKRQDRGLKLNYSETVAIISEAVLEAARDGKTVADCMELSRHVLGEDQVMDGVREMLPLLQIEATFDDGNKLVSCHDPVGG, from the coding sequence GTGAACCTCGCTCCGAGAGAGATCGACAAGCTGCTCGTATACGTCGTCGCCAACCTGGCACACAAGCGCCAGGACCGCGGGCTGAAGCTCAACTACAGCGAAACCGTCGCCATCATCAGTGAAGCGGTGCTGGAGGCGGCGCGTGACGGGAAGACCGTTGCCGACTGCATGGAGCTGAGCAGGCACGTGCTCGGCGAGGACCAGGTCATGGACGGCGTGCGGGAGATGCTGCCGCTGCTGCAGATCGAGGCGACCTTCGATGACGGCAACAAGCTCGTCTCGTGCCACGATCCCGTCGGCGGCTGA